The Edaphobacter sp. 12200R-103 genome contains a region encoding:
- a CDS encoding phage tail protein — MGIGLGTGTGLSPYTIGESAGEENVSLTLNQIPLHSHLASANANPGGNTSPQGSVWTQVNDGAGTSYNDYAPPPPNVTMPPTTLSPTGGSQPMNILQPYLTLNYIIALEGIFPPRP; from the coding sequence GTGGGGATTGGCCTTGGAACCGGTACTGGTTTAAGCCCTTATACGATCGGCGAAAGCGCTGGCGAAGAGAACGTTTCTCTCACTCTGAACCAGATACCTCTTCACAGCCATCTAGCGTCTGCCAATGCGAATCCTGGAGGGAATACATCGCCTCAAGGTTCCGTATGGACGCAGGTAAATGACGGCGCCGGAACAAGCTATAACGACTACGCTCCTCCACCGCCGAATGTAACGATGCCGCCGACGACCCTCAGTCCCACGGGAGGGAGCCAGCCGATGAACATTCTGCAGCCATATCTGACCCTCAATTACATCATTGCCCTCGAGGGTATTTTCCCGCCGCGTCCGTAA
- a CDS encoding DNRLRE domain-containing protein, giving the protein MPALRLSGFARIFALCLWLGFYNVSAHATEAPLVADAHVSAARSDVNLGYMSNLYVGNGNTAYLQFDLSSLPAGITSTQISRATLTLFVNRVFTPGSLTLAPVTGAWSEYGITAATAPGAGAATATTPVSAAGQYITVDVTSLVQGWITTPASNYGVALASSGANVLLDSKENDQTGHAAYLDVTVVSVGPQGIQGPAGPQGVPGTPGPIGPQGAAGPTGPAGPIGATGPAGPFVGGAWSASVTYPAGSVVYYSTDGNTYVALQDSTNVVPGTDPTSWRATSGVAGPTGPVGPQGPQGIQGLIGPVGPQGATGAQGIQGPQGIPGATGPAGPPISFQGTWNSAKIYSIGDTVAESGTSYIALANNFNVDPAIDVSGPGGTWAVLAQKGIDGATGSTGPQGPQGIQGNIGLTGPMGPQGPIGPTGLQGIQGATGPQGPPVNFRGTWQSSTMYSIGDAVAESGTSYIALASNLAIDPATDVAGSGGVWAVLALKGADGATGPTGPTGATGATGPQGPAGPQGPQGPAGGSSIGGAGHNMATAAGTIYFNPNSNGTATATPNGQNSLRASANCTASLNVTAYATTGVTYSLVKLTPNAGAQALTTGATLDTCSPSGGSAPQTCTLSASLSQGDIVTLQVVTLAATSNPPFYTSFVCQ; this is encoded by the coding sequence GTGCCTGCGCTGAGACTTTCAGGCTTTGCTCGTATTTTTGCCTTGTGCCTTTGGCTGGGTTTCTACAATGTTTCTGCACACGCCACTGAGGCCCCCCTGGTCGCAGATGCCCACGTCAGTGCGGCTCGATCCGATGTCAATCTGGGCTACATGTCCAATTTGTATGTTGGGAACGGCAATACAGCCTATCTGCAGTTCGATCTCAGCAGTTTGCCAGCCGGTATTACCTCGACCCAGATATCTCGAGCGACTCTCACGCTGTTCGTCAATCGCGTGTTTACGCCCGGATCTCTGACACTTGCACCGGTGACCGGTGCATGGTCTGAATACGGTATTACCGCAGCAACAGCCCCCGGCGCGGGCGCAGCTACTGCCACCACTCCTGTTTCGGCCGCGGGACAATATATTACCGTCGATGTCACCTCGCTCGTGCAGGGGTGGATTACAACTCCCGCCAGCAACTACGGCGTGGCTCTTGCTTCATCCGGCGCCAATGTACTTCTGGACAGCAAAGAAAACGATCAGACGGGACACGCTGCATATCTCGATGTGACGGTCGTTTCGGTCGGACCGCAAGGAATACAGGGTCCTGCTGGCCCACAGGGCGTTCCCGGAACACCGGGCCCGATCGGCCCGCAAGGAGCTGCCGGACCAACAGGACCGGCTGGCCCAATTGGCGCAACCGGCCCGGCCGGACCGTTCGTTGGCGGTGCATGGTCGGCGAGCGTGACCTATCCAGCAGGTTCCGTGGTGTACTATTCGACCGACGGAAATACCTACGTTGCTCTGCAGGACAGTACAAACGTCGTTCCCGGAACTGACCCGACATCTTGGCGTGCGACCTCTGGTGTCGCTGGACCGACAGGCCCCGTTGGACCTCAAGGGCCACAAGGTATCCAGGGACTTATAGGCCCGGTTGGCCCACAAGGAGCGACTGGTGCGCAGGGCATACAGGGCCCACAAGGTATACCAGGGGCCACAGGCCCCGCCGGGCCGCCAATCTCCTTTCAGGGGACGTGGAATAGCGCAAAGATCTATTCCATAGGAGATACCGTTGCGGAGAGCGGAACAAGTTATATCGCGCTCGCAAACAATTTCAATGTCGATCCCGCTATCGATGTATCAGGCCCAGGCGGTACCTGGGCTGTTTTGGCACAGAAGGGTATTGATGGTGCAACAGGTTCCACAGGCCCACAGGGACCTCAAGGCATCCAGGGAAATATCGGCCTCACAGGCCCTATGGGCCCTCAGGGACCGATAGGGCCAACAGGCCTTCAGGGCATACAGGGGGCCACAGGACCACAAGGACCTCCAGTCAACTTCCGCGGCACATGGCAAAGCTCGACGATGTATTCCATCGGAGACGCAGTTGCGGAGAGTGGCACGAGCTATATCGCGCTCGCTTCCAATCTGGCAATTGACCCCGCGACCGACGTAGCAGGCTCTGGGGGCGTATGGGCTGTTCTCGCTCTGAAAGGCGCCGATGGAGCAACCGGGCCTACGGGACCAACCGGAGCGACTGGAGCGACCGGCCCACAGGGACCGGCAGGACCACAAGGTCCGCAAGGTCCTGCAGGAGGCAGTTCAATCGGTGGTGCAGGCCACAATATGGCTACCGCTGCGGGAACAATTTATTTCAATCCAAACTCGAATGGTACTGCGACAGCCACGCCGAATGGTCAAAATAGCTTGAGAGCTTCTGCTAACTGCACCGCCTCATTAAACGTGACTGCTTATGCAACGACAGGGGTCACCTACAGTTTGGTGAAGTTGACTCCCAATGCCGGCGCTCAGGCTCTAACGACTGGAGCAACCCTCGATACCTGCTCCCCATCGGGTGGCTCTGCTCCGCAGACCTGCACTTTAAGTGCGAGTCTTTCTCAGGGTGACATCGTCACACTTCAGGTTGTAACACTCGCAGCAACTTCAAATCCACCGTTCTACACATCATTCGTCTGTCAATAA
- a CDS encoding phage tail protein: MATPFLGEIREAAFGFAPPGWLPCDGRLLSISENDTLYALLGTTYGGDGINTFGIPDLRGRVAVHQGKLNGNSSTYVIGQMAGTEQVTILPSQMAAHTHAVNVSTEVATLKAPTSNATWAQVTQDGSTILDGYSAPPGNASLAPATISSTGGSQPFPILQPYLTVNYMIAVAGVFPSQG; encoded by the coding sequence ATGGCTACACCTTTTTTAGGCGAGATTCGGGAAGCAGCGTTCGGTTTCGCACCTCCAGGATGGCTGCCTTGTGATGGACGCCTGTTGTCAATATCAGAAAACGATACGCTTTACGCCCTTTTGGGAACTACGTATGGCGGCGACGGCATAAACACCTTCGGAATTCCCGACCTGCGAGGACGTGTCGCTGTCCATCAGGGCAAATTGAATGGAAACTCCAGCACCTACGTCATAGGACAGATGGCTGGAACAGAACAAGTAACGATTCTGCCTTCACAGATGGCGGCACACACACACGCAGTCAATGTCAGCACCGAAGTTGCGACGCTCAAGGCTCCCACCTCGAATGCAACATGGGCACAAGTGACACAGGACGGTTCCACCATCCTGGACGGCTACTCAGCACCTCCAGGAAATGCCTCTCTTGCACCCGCCACGATTTCTTCTACAGGTGGGAGCCAGCCCTTCCCAATTTTGCAACCTTATCTGACGGTAAATTACATGATCGCTGTCGCGGGAGTATTCCCAAGTCAGGGCTAA